From a region of the Mycobacteroides saopaulense genome:
- a CDS encoding replication-associated recombination protein A, with product MSDSLFDVPGGDFGAPTDPGVPPNAPLAVRMRPAALDEVVGQGHLLKQGSPLRRLVDGSGAASVILYGPPGTGKTTLASLISGATGRRFEALSALSAGVKEVRAVIENSRTALAYHGQQTVLFIDEVHRFSKTQQDALLAAVENRVVLLVAATTENPSFSVVAPLLSRSLILQLQPLADNDIREVLTRAVADERGLGGAVAVDPEALSLLVQLAAGDARRALTALEVAAEAGQTVTVEVVEQSVDRAAVRYDRDGDQHYDVVSAFIKSIRGSDVDAALHYLARMLTAGEDPRFIARRLMILASEDVGMADPTALPLAVAAAQTVQLIGMPEAQLTLTHATIHLATAPKSGAVPAALGAAMGDIREGKAGLVPPHLRDGHYSGAAKLGNAVGYVYPHNDRDGVVAQQYPPDELVGADYYQPTDHGNEREIGSRLDKLRAIIRRGITR from the coding sequence GTGTCAGACAGCCTGTTCGACGTGCCCGGGGGCGATTTCGGTGCCCCCACGGACCCGGGGGTGCCGCCCAACGCGCCGCTTGCCGTCCGGATGCGCCCCGCGGCTCTCGATGAGGTGGTGGGGCAGGGGCACCTGCTCAAGCAAGGGTCCCCGTTGCGTCGTCTGGTCGACGGCTCCGGGGCGGCCTCGGTCATCTTGTACGGACCGCCGGGCACCGGGAAAACAACTCTCGCATCGTTGATTTCGGGGGCCACCGGCCGCAGGTTCGAGGCGTTGTCGGCGCTGTCCGCCGGAGTCAAAGAGGTGCGGGCCGTCATAGAAAACTCCCGCACCGCCCTCGCTTATCACGGCCAGCAGACGGTGTTGTTCATCGACGAGGTGCACCGGTTCTCCAAGACGCAGCAGGACGCGTTGCTGGCCGCCGTGGAAAACCGCGTGGTGTTGTTGGTGGCCGCCACCACCGAGAACCCCTCCTTCTCCGTGGTGGCGCCGCTACTTTCGCGCTCACTGATCTTGCAGCTGCAACCGTTGGCCGACAACGATATTCGCGAGGTGCTCACCCGGGCTGTCGCCGATGAACGCGGGCTCGGTGGGGCAGTGGCCGTCGACCCCGAAGCGCTGAGCCTGCTGGTGCAACTCGCCGCCGGCGACGCGCGGCGGGCGCTGACCGCCCTGGAGGTCGCCGCAGAGGCTGGTCAGACGGTCACCGTGGAGGTGGTCGAGCAGTCGGTGGATCGAGCCGCAGTGCGCTACGACCGCGACGGCGACCAGCACTACGACGTGGTGAGTGCCTTCATCAAGTCGATCCGTGGCTCGGACGTGGACGCCGCATTGCACTACCTGGCGCGCATGCTGACCGCGGGGGAGGATCCGCGTTTCATCGCCCGGCGGCTGATGATTCTGGCCAGCGAGGACGTCGGGATGGCCGACCCCACCGCGCTACCCCTGGCCGTGGCGGCGGCGCAGACGGTGCAACTCATCGGCATGCCGGAGGCGCAGCTGACCCTCACCCACGCCACCATCCACCTGGCGACCGCGCCGAAATCGGGGGCGGTCCCGGCTGCGTTGGGTGCGGCGATGGGCGACATCCGTGAGGGCAAGGCCGGGCTGGTTCCGCCCCATCTGCGCGACGGGCACTACAGCGGGGCCGCCAAACTCGGCAACGCCGTCGGCTACGTCTATCCGCACAACGACCGCGACGGTGTGGTGGCTCAGCAGTACCCGCCGGACGAGTTGGTGGGCGCCGACTACTACCAGCCCACCGATCACGGCAACGAACGCGAGATCGGATCGCGACTGGACAAGCTGCGCGCCATCATCCGGCGCGGGATCACGCGCTGA
- the ruvX gene encoding Holliday junction resolvase RuvX, whose protein sequence is MPDTAAPSPDRPGPDDPGRGRRLGVDVGTVRIGVASSDPDGILATPVETVARDSKEDSDFRRIAELVEEMSVVEVVVGLPRNLREGTGASARDAAGFARELGERIAPVPVRLVDERFTTTTAQRSLREAGVRSRQQRGIIDQAAAVAILQDWLEQRRRCGGDEALGRRASDSEGGSR, encoded by the coding sequence GTGCCCGATACCGCAGCTCCCTCCCCGGATCGTCCAGGCCCCGACGACCCGGGCCGAGGGCGTCGTCTCGGCGTGGATGTGGGTACCGTCAGGATCGGCGTCGCGTCGAGCGACCCGGACGGAATTCTTGCCACACCAGTCGAGACGGTCGCGCGGGATAGCAAGGAAGACAGTGATTTCCGGCGTATCGCCGAGCTGGTCGAGGAGATGAGCGTGGTCGAGGTCGTCGTCGGCCTGCCACGCAACCTGCGTGAGGGCACGGGGGCATCGGCACGCGACGCGGCCGGGTTCGCCCGCGAACTGGGTGAACGTATCGCCCCGGTGCCGGTGCGTTTAGTAGACGAGCGTTTCACTACCACCACCGCCCAGCGTTCCTTGCGCGAAGCAGGAGTACGGTCTCGTCAGCAGCGCGGCATCATCGACCAGGCGGCAGCGGTGGCCATTCTGCAGGATTGGCTTGAGCAGCGGCGCCGGTGCGGCGGTGATGAGGCTCTCGGACGAAGAGCGTCTGACAGTGAGGGGGGCTCGCGTTGA
- a CDS encoding shikimate dehydrogenase → MSAADVRRAAVLGSPIGHSRSPDLHLAAYRALGLASWTYERIECTAEQLPHVVGGAGPEWVGFSVTMPGKFAALEFASSATERARSIGAANTLVHAGDGWHADNTDVDGVSGALRSASIDPCGKPAVIVGAGGTARPAIVALAAMGVQSLTVVARDAGRARGVVELAEQLGLPVSVLGFDDAALSSVCRSSGVLISTVPADGAAPYAQSLAAAPAILDVIYHPWPTELAAVAQRRGAVVVGGLEMLLNQAFTQVELFTGQAAPRAAMDAVLR, encoded by the coding sequence ATGAGTGCAGCTGACGTTCGCCGCGCGGCGGTGCTGGGCTCGCCGATCGGGCATTCGCGCTCACCGGATCTGCACCTGGCGGCCTACCGTGCGTTGGGTCTGGCCTCCTGGACCTACGAACGCATCGAGTGCACGGCCGAGCAGCTGCCCCATGTGGTCGGCGGCGCCGGGCCCGAGTGGGTGGGCTTCTCGGTAACCATGCCGGGCAAGTTCGCCGCCCTTGAGTTCGCGTCGAGTGCCACCGAGCGGGCCCGTTCGATCGGTGCCGCCAACACGCTGGTGCACGCCGGTGACGGCTGGCATGCGGACAACACCGATGTCGACGGGGTGTCCGGGGCACTGCGGAGCGCGAGCATCGACCCGTGCGGGAAGCCGGCGGTGATCGTGGGTGCCGGCGGGACCGCCCGTCCGGCGATCGTGGCGCTCGCGGCCATGGGTGTGCAGTCTCTCACCGTGGTGGCGCGTGACGCGGGCCGAGCTCGGGGCGTTGTCGAACTCGCCGAGCAGCTGGGCCTGCCGGTCTCGGTGCTTGGTTTCGACGATGCGGCGCTGTCCTCGGTGTGCCGATCGTCTGGGGTGTTGATCAGCACGGTTCCCGCAGACGGGGCCGCTCCCTACGCGCAGTCCCTGGCCGCGGCTCCGGCGATTCTCGACGTCATCTATCACCCGTGGCCGACCGAACTGGCCGCCGTGGCGCAGCGTCGGGGAGCGGTGGTGGTCGGTGGCCTGGAAATGCTGCTGAACCAGGCGTTCACCCAGGTGGAGCTGTTCACCGGGCAGGCGGCCCCGCGTGCGGCGATGGACGCGGTTCTGCGCTGA
- the alaS gene encoding alanine--tRNA ligase: MQTHEIRKRFLDHFVKAGHTEVPSASVILDDPNLLFVNAGMVQFVPFFLGQRTPPYNTATSVQKCIRTPDIDEVGITTRHNTFFQMAGNFSFGDYFKKEAIRLAWTLLTNPVSEGGYGFDPEKLWATVYLDDDEAIELWREVADLPLDRIQRRGMADNYWSMGIPGPCGPCSEIYYDRGPEYGIEGGPEANEDRYIEIWNLVFMQNERGEGTSKSDFEILGPLPRKNIDTGMGVERIACLLQGVDNVYETDLVRPVIDCVAAVAPRGYGQGSHEDDVRYRVIADHARTAAIIIGDGVSPGNEGRGYVLRRLLRRIIRSTKLLGVEQPMMGQLMAVVRDAMGPSYPELVTDFERINRIAVAEETAFNRTLASGSKLFEDAADKTKTAGKTTLSGTDAFTLHDTYGFPIELTLEMAAEAGLSVDENGFRGLMNEQRQRAKADAAARKHAHADLTVYRELVDAGPTEFTGFDELDSAARILGIFVDGARVPVASAGAEAEIVLDRTPLYAESGGQIADVGSIRGDGTNATSQAKVSDVQKIAKTLFVHKVTVESGEFVEGDQVVASVDPHWRHGATQGHSGTHMVHAALRQVLGPNAVQAGSLNRPGYLRFDFSWQGALSDAQRQEVEDVANKAVEANYPVNTFVTDLDQAKSMGAMALFGENYGDRVRVVDIGGPFSLELCGGTHVAHSSQIGPVTLLGESSVGSGVRRVEAYVGLDAFRYLSKERALMAALSSSLKVPSDEVPGRVATLVERLKVAEKELEQTRLASVKASIATLVDNAERIGNATVVAHRLPDGTGAGDLRSLVGDIRGRLGSDPAVVALIAAGDGSVPFVVSVNQAAQDAGLRANDLVAAIGPAVDGRGGGKADTAQGSGKDPSGIDAALQALRDQIRRA, from the coding sequence ATGCAGACACACGAGATCCGGAAGCGATTCCTGGACCACTTCGTGAAGGCCGGTCACACCGAGGTACCGAGCGCCTCGGTGATCCTCGATGACCCCAACCTGCTGTTCGTCAACGCCGGCATGGTCCAGTTCGTGCCCTTCTTCCTGGGACAGCGGACGCCGCCGTACAACACGGCCACCAGTGTCCAGAAATGCATTCGCACCCCGGACATCGACGAGGTGGGCATCACCACCCGGCACAACACCTTCTTTCAGATGGCCGGAAACTTCTCCTTCGGTGACTACTTCAAGAAGGAAGCGATCCGCCTCGCCTGGACGCTGCTGACCAACCCGGTGTCCGAGGGCGGCTACGGTTTCGATCCGGAAAAGCTCTGGGCCACGGTTTATCTCGACGACGACGAGGCCATCGAACTGTGGCGTGAGGTCGCCGACCTGCCGCTGGATCGCATTCAGCGCCGCGGCATGGCCGACAACTACTGGTCCATGGGCATTCCCGGCCCTTGCGGCCCGTGTTCGGAGATCTACTACGACCGCGGCCCCGAGTACGGCATCGAGGGTGGTCCGGAGGCCAACGAGGACCGCTACATCGAGATCTGGAATCTCGTGTTCATGCAAAACGAGCGCGGCGAAGGCACCTCGAAGTCTGACTTCGAGATCCTTGGGCCGCTGCCGCGCAAGAACATCGACACCGGTATGGGTGTCGAGCGCATCGCCTGTCTGCTGCAGGGCGTCGACAACGTCTACGAGACCGATCTGGTGCGGCCCGTCATCGACTGCGTGGCGGCGGTTGCCCCGCGCGGGTACGGGCAAGGCAGTCACGAGGACGACGTGCGCTACCGCGTCATCGCGGACCACGCGCGTACTGCGGCGATCATCATCGGCGACGGGGTGAGCCCCGGCAACGAAGGCCGCGGCTATGTGTTGCGCCGCCTACTACGCAGGATCATCCGTTCCACCAAACTCCTTGGCGTCGAGCAGCCGATGATGGGCCAGCTGATGGCTGTTGTACGTGACGCCATGGGCCCGTCATACCCGGAGCTGGTCACCGATTTCGAGCGCATCAACCGCATCGCGGTAGCGGAGGAGACCGCTTTCAACCGCACCCTGGCGTCGGGCTCCAAGTTGTTCGAAGATGCCGCGGACAAGACCAAAACGGCAGGCAAAACCACTCTTTCGGGCACCGACGCGTTCACGCTGCACGACACGTACGGCTTCCCGATCGAGCTCACCCTGGAGATGGCCGCCGAGGCCGGACTCTCGGTGGACGAGAACGGCTTCCGGGGCCTGATGAACGAGCAGCGGCAGCGCGCGAAGGCCGACGCCGCCGCCCGTAAGCACGCCCATGCCGACCTGACGGTCTATCGCGAACTCGTCGACGCGGGCCCCACGGAGTTCACCGGATTCGACGAATTAGATTCGGCGGCAAGGATTCTGGGCATCTTTGTCGATGGTGCCCGGGTACCGGTCGCCTCGGCGGGCGCCGAGGCCGAAATCGTGCTGGATCGCACCCCGCTGTACGCCGAGTCGGGTGGCCAGATCGCCGACGTCGGTTCCATTCGTGGAGACGGGACCAATGCCACCTCGCAGGCAAAGGTCTCCGATGTTCAGAAGATCGCGAAAACACTGTTCGTGCACAAGGTGACGGTGGAATCCGGTGAGTTCGTCGAGGGCGATCAAGTGGTCGCCTCGGTGGATCCGCACTGGCGTCACGGCGCGACCCAGGGCCACTCGGGTACCCATATGGTGCATGCCGCGCTACGGCAAGTATTGGGCCCCAACGCCGTTCAGGCAGGATCGCTGAACCGTCCCGGATACCTGCGTTTCGACTTCAGCTGGCAAGGTGCGCTGTCCGACGCCCAGCGCCAAGAGGTCGAGGACGTCGCCAACAAGGCGGTCGAGGCCAACTACCCCGTCAACACCTTCGTCACCGATCTGGACCAGGCCAAGTCGATGGGTGCGATGGCGCTCTTCGGCGAGAACTACGGCGACCGAGTGCGCGTCGTCGATATCGGTGGACCGTTCTCGTTGGAGCTGTGTGGTGGCACCCACGTGGCGCATTCCTCACAGATCGGCCCCGTGACTCTGCTGGGGGAATCCTCGGTGGGCTCAGGTGTCCGTCGCGTGGAGGCGTACGTCGGACTCGATGCGTTCCGCTATCTGTCGAAGGAACGCGCGCTGATGGCGGCGCTCTCGTCGAGTTTGAAGGTGCCCTCCGACGAGGTTCCCGGGCGTGTCGCCACGCTGGTGGAGCGGCTCAAGGTGGCCGAAAAGGAGCTCGAACAAACGCGTTTGGCTTCGGTGAAGGCTTCGATCGCGACACTTGTGGACAACGCGGAACGCATCGGCAACGCCACGGTGGTGGCGCACCGGCTACCCGACGGAACGGGTGCGGGCGATCTGCGCAGCCTGGTGGGGGACATCCGCGGCCGTCTCGGCAGCGATCCCGCCGTCGTCGCGTTGATCGCCGCGGGCGACGGCTCGGTGCCCTTCGTGGTGTCGGTCAATCAGGCGGCCCAAGACGCCGGGCTGCGCGCCAACGACCTGGTGGCCGCGATCGGCCCGGCCGTGGACGGCCGGGGCGGAGGCAAGGCCGATACGGCACAGGGTTCCGGTAAGGATCCCTCCGGCATCGACGCGGCGCTGCAGGCGTTGCGTGACCAGATCCGCCGGGCCTGA
- the mltG gene encoding endolytic transglycosylase MltG: MSDWRDWDDRQEQDDDWGGGRRAVPVAVGPRPRETRRERARRRAAARRRRNAGLLGLALVVIITVAAVVGGAKLWDSLFGADAPVTDYSGSGVKDFVFEVHRGDTTKVIGQRLKDEGVVATPSAFTDAAQGNQAIAAIQPGFYKLRTKIPGKEAVARLAEQENRVGLLVIPEGRQLDDVSAVANGAVTEGIFTLIARASCVDLDGDKHCVAASDLRQAATTASQAELAVPDWASNGVNAVRDDHRRIEGLIAAGRWDFDPMAEPEQILASLIRESSAQYQQLGLLNADAAGLSPYEVLVVASLLQREAKPRDFAKVARVVYNRLAKHQKLEFDSTVNYPLDRQEVATTDDDRERKTLWNTYVSQGLPATPISSPSPEALRAAEHPEPGDWLYFVTIDAEGTTLFTADYNEHLANIELAKKNGILDSAR, encoded by the coding sequence TTGAGCGACTGGCGCGATTGGGACGATCGCCAGGAGCAGGACGACGACTGGGGAGGCGGCCGCCGGGCCGTGCCGGTCGCTGTTGGCCCCCGCCCGCGTGAGACTCGTCGTGAACGGGCTCGGCGCAGAGCAGCGGCGCGTCGCCGGCGTAACGCGGGCCTGCTGGGCCTGGCGCTGGTTGTCATCATCACGGTCGCGGCGGTCGTCGGCGGAGCCAAGCTGTGGGACAGCCTGTTCGGCGCTGACGCTCCCGTTACCGACTACTCGGGGTCCGGCGTCAAGGACTTCGTTTTCGAGGTGCACCGTGGCGACACCACCAAGGTCATCGGACAGCGGCTGAAGGATGAGGGTGTGGTGGCCACCCCGAGCGCGTTCACCGATGCCGCGCAGGGCAATCAGGCCATCGCGGCGATCCAGCCAGGTTTCTACAAGCTGCGCACCAAGATCCCCGGTAAGGAGGCCGTCGCCCGTCTCGCGGAGCAGGAGAACCGGGTCGGTCTGCTGGTCATCCCCGAGGGCCGTCAGCTCGATGATGTCTCCGCGGTAGCCAACGGCGCGGTCACCGAGGGCATCTTCACCCTGATCGCCCGGGCCTCGTGTGTGGACCTCGACGGCGACAAGCATTGTGTGGCCGCCTCGGATCTACGTCAGGCCGCCACGACCGCGTCGCAGGCCGAGCTGGCGGTCCCGGACTGGGCGTCCAACGGTGTCAACGCCGTGCGAGACGATCACCGCCGCATCGAGGGATTGATCGCCGCCGGGCGCTGGGACTTCGACCCGATGGCCGAGCCGGAGCAGATTCTCGCCTCGTTGATCCGGGAGAGCAGCGCGCAATACCAGCAGCTCGGCCTGCTCAACGCCGACGCGGCCGGATTGTCGCCGTATGAGGTGCTGGTGGTGGCCTCGCTGCTGCAGCGCGAGGCCAAACCTCGTGATTTCGCAAAGGTGGCGCGGGTGGTCTACAACCGGCTCGCCAAGCATCAGAAGCTGGAATTCGACTCCACGGTGAACTACCCATTGGATCGGCAGGAAGTCGCGACCACCGACGACGACCGCGAGCGCAAGACACTCTGGAACACCTATGTGTCGCAGGGGCTTCCGGCCACACCGATCAGTTCGCCGAGCCCGGAGGCATTGCGAGCCGCCGAGCATCCCGAGCCGGGGGATTGGTTGTACTTCGTCACCATCGATGCCGAAGGCACCACGTTGTTCACCGCCGACTACAACGAGCACCTGGCAAATATCGAGCTGGCCAAGAAGAACGGCATCCTGGACAGTGCGCGATGA
- a CDS encoding fatty acyl-AMP ligase, with amino-acid sequence MFDIDNPRSLVTALQANAASTTRGLTFVGDDRREVLVPFAALLDEVARGAGALAAQGIAPGERVALVVPDTREFVTGFLAIVWLGAIPVPLYPPTSLGKQDAYLDFLESVLSSSGSRGLITPQWVDEVLSLTTRFGEQVAAVVHTETVTAGGDYVDAALRTADQITFLQFTSGSTGKPKAVQVTDASLWANAHSFLTNLRCLEPQKYPTERLVSWLPLYHDMGLIGHFLSVVLFGLQATYLPTLAFLRDPGVWLDTVSRHRGTVSFAPNFAFALTVKKAVAPETGWDFSSMRVFGCGAEPINADVLDAFIDAYAPYGLRQEAVMPAYGMAEATLAITFDSFADRFQRLPISGAAYRNEGLVVPAAVGDDVLTFVSCGKTLDDRHGVRIVDAAGQELPEGRVGDVQFRGPSVAAGYFENEEATRDAFGTDGWLRTGDRGFVVDGNLYVTGRKKDILVVNGRNYDPQQVEWAVEDVPGIRKGNVVAFSVPGEITEQVVIAAERSSADDAHIAQIKRSVSDRTRLALADVVLLQPGQLPKTSSGKVQRSRTRDLYVQGVLTDSVVATRTHAHAVPVTV; translated from the coding sequence ATGTTCGATATCGACAACCCGCGATCATTGGTTACCGCGTTGCAGGCCAACGCCGCATCGACGACTCGAGGACTGACCTTTGTCGGCGACGATCGCCGTGAGGTACTGGTGCCTTTCGCCGCGCTGCTTGACGAGGTGGCGCGCGGCGCCGGTGCGCTGGCCGCGCAAGGCATCGCCCCGGGTGAGCGGGTGGCGCTGGTGGTGCCGGACACCCGCGAATTCGTCACCGGGTTCCTGGCGATCGTGTGGCTCGGCGCGATACCGGTGCCGCTGTACCCGCCGACCAGCTTGGGCAAGCAGGACGCCTATCTCGATTTTCTCGAATCGGTGTTGTCTTCCAGTGGATCTCGCGGTCTGATCACGCCGCAATGGGTGGACGAGGTATTGAGTCTGACAACCAGGTTCGGTGAGCAGGTGGCGGCCGTCGTCCACACCGAAACCGTCACCGCCGGTGGTGACTACGTGGACGCGGCCCTGCGCACAGCCGACCAGATCACCTTTCTGCAGTTCACCAGCGGCAGCACCGGGAAACCGAAGGCCGTGCAGGTGACCGATGCCTCCCTGTGGGCCAACGCGCACTCCTTCCTGACCAACTTGCGGTGCCTGGAGCCGCAGAAGTACCCCACCGAACGTCTGGTGAGTTGGCTGCCGCTGTACCACGATATGGGCCTCATCGGGCACTTCCTGAGCGTGGTGCTGTTCGGGCTGCAAGCCACCTATCTGCCCACGCTGGCATTCCTGCGCGACCCGGGCGTCTGGCTCGATACCGTGTCGCGGCATCGCGGAACCGTCTCATTCGCGCCGAATTTCGCGTTCGCGCTGACCGTCAAGAAGGCGGTGGCACCCGAGACCGGCTGGGACTTCTCCAGCATGCGCGTGTTCGGCTGCGGTGCCGAGCCGATCAACGCCGACGTGCTGGATGCGTTCATCGACGCGTACGCGCCATACGGGCTCAGGCAGGAGGCGGTGATGCCGGCCTATGGCATGGCCGAGGCCACCTTGGCGATCACCTTCGACAGCTTCGCCGACCGTTTCCAGCGCTTGCCGATTTCCGGTGCCGCCTACCGCAATGAGGGCCTCGTCGTGCCTGCCGCGGTGGGGGATGACGTCCTGACCTTCGTCAGCTGCGGGAAGACACTCGATGATCGCCACGGTGTGCGGATCGTGGACGCAGCCGGACAGGAGCTGCCCGAGGGTCGCGTGGGCGACGTCCAGTTTCGGGGACCGTCCGTCGCCGCGGGGTACTTCGAGAACGAGGAGGCGACCCGAGACGCGTTTGGTACCGACGGGTGGCTGCGCACCGGCGATCGCGGATTCGTCGTCGACGGCAATCTCTATGTCACCGGGCGCAAGAAGGACATCCTCGTCGTCAACGGCCGCAACTACGACCCGCAACAGGTCGAGTGGGCGGTGGAGGACGTGCCGGGAATACGAAAGGGCAATGTCGTGGCCTTCTCGGTCCCGGGCGAGATCACCGAGCAGGTGGTGATCGCCGCCGAACGCTCCAGCGCCGATGACGCACACATCGCCCAGATCAAGCGATCGGTGTCCGATCGCACGCGCCTGGCACTGGCCGACGTCGTGTTGCTGCAGCCCGGTCAGCTGCCCAAGACCTCCTCGGGCAAGGTGCAGCGGTCCCGCACCCGCGATCTGTATGTGCAGGGGGTGCTGACCGATTCGGTGGTGGCCACCCGCACCCACGCGCACGCGGTCCCGGTCACGGTCTAG
- a CDS encoding DUF3097 domain-containing protein — translation MADRYGSDVLSNNPHAPRRVQSTEVAATVGTVVEDAQTGFVGAVVRIEYGRMDLEDRHGRVRGFPVGPGYLIDGKPVILKEPLRHTPTKVTRSASGSVAVHGLKARTALASRIYVEGRHDAELVEQVWGHDLRVEGVVVEYLGGVDDLAAIVKEFQPGPGRRLGVLVDHLVKGSKESRIAETVQKGPYGAHTLVVGHPFVDIWQAVKPERIGLHAWPTVPRDIEWKHGICQALGWPHGSQTEIAEAWRRIRGKVRTWTDLEPALIGRVEELIDFVTQPAG, via the coding sequence GTGGCTGACCGTTATGGATCCGACGTCCTCTCCAACAACCCGCACGCCCCGCGACGTGTGCAATCGACCGAGGTTGCCGCGACCGTGGGCACGGTCGTCGAGGACGCCCAGACGGGATTCGTGGGCGCCGTGGTGCGCATCGAGTACGGGCGGATGGATCTGGAGGATCGACACGGCCGAGTTCGCGGGTTCCCCGTCGGCCCCGGGTACCTCATCGACGGCAAGCCGGTCATTCTCAAAGAACCGCTGCGGCACACACCCACCAAGGTGACCCGGAGCGCTTCGGGATCGGTTGCGGTGCACGGCCTCAAGGCACGCACCGCGCTGGCCAGCCGAATCTATGTGGAAGGCCGCCACGACGCCGAACTCGTCGAACAGGTGTGGGGCCACGATCTGCGTGTGGAAGGCGTCGTCGTGGAGTACCTGGGCGGGGTGGACGACTTGGCGGCCATCGTGAAGGAATTCCAGCCCGGCCCGGGCCGCCGGCTCGGGGTACTGGTCGATCACCTGGTGAAGGGATCGAAGGAGTCGCGTATCGCCGAAACAGTGCAGAAGGGCCCCTACGGCGCACACACCTTGGTGGTCGGGCACCCGTTCGTCGACATCTGGCAGGCGGTGAAGCCCGAGCGGATCGGCCTGCACGCCTGGCCCACCGTGCCGCGGGACATCGAATGGAAGCACGGCATCTGCCAGGCGCTCGGCTGGCCGCACGGCAGCCAAACCGAGATCGCAGAGGCCTGGCGCCGAATCCGGGGGAAGGTGCGCACCTGGACCGACCTGGAACCGGCCCTGATCGGCCGTGTGGAGGAACTCATCGATTTCGTCACGCAACCGGCGGGCTGA